A genomic region of Tamandua tetradactyla isolate mTamTet1 chromosome 2, mTamTet1.pri, whole genome shotgun sequence contains the following coding sequences:
- the LOC143657161 gene encoding LOW QUALITY PROTEIN: voltage-dependent N-type calcium channel subunit alpha-1B-like (The sequence of the model RefSeq protein was modified relative to this genomic sequence to represent the inferred CDS: inserted 2 bases in 1 codon; substituted 1 base at 1 genomic stop codon) yields MSILHPPSQAVSLGGGEGLHKVHLEAGSPELWAERRGSRQAQVPVAHPSSSPQQAAELGQGALRVGTARQPATAAEPARQLRGLHSELDPEGRLRLSTALHLRPDMKTHLDRPLVVEPGSDGPRAPMGGTARPGADGSDAAEPARPPCTPADPPRRHHRHRDKDKAPTPAAGEQERSEGPREEGGEPGAREERPRPRRSHSQEAADSRDRRGERARGSGPGLEGGRRHHRRGSPEEAPEKEPRRHRPHRHAPERGEDVPGARAKAERQAWHTGGSRAGTREAESAEESARRHRXRHKALSAHDSLEKEVAEKEGEALGEEQDAGRNHQPRELHCDMEANGMMVVGPVHMLPSTSLQKVMEQPEDADNQXNISQMGSQSLDPSATAHTPVMLTGPPGESTVVPSEYLPAPTGPPSSSVGSCLGTQ; encoded by the exons CCTGCACCCACCGAGCCAGGCAGTCAGTCTGGGAGGTGGTGAGGGACTCCATAAAGTGCATTTGGAAGCCGGTTCCCCAGAGCTCTGG GCAGAGCGGCGGGGCAGCCGGCAGGCACAGGTGCCCGTCGCTCACCCGTCGTCCTCCCCACAGCAGGCAGCAGAACTCGGCCAAGGCGCGCTCCGTGTGGGAACAGCGCGCCAGCCAGCTACGGCTGCAGAACCTGCGCGCCAGCTGCGAGGCCTCCACAGCGAGCTGGACCCTGAGGGGCGGCTGCGCTTGTCCACCGCGCTCCACCTGCGGCCCGACATGAAGACGCACCTGGACCGGCCCCTGGTGGTGGAGCCGGGCAGCGATGGCCCGCGCGCTCCCATGGGGGGCACGGCCCGGCCTGGTGCCGATGGCTCCGACGCTGCCGAGCCCGCCCGGCCGCCGTGCACCCCGGCGGACCCGCCCCGCAGGCACCACCGCCACCGTGACAAGGACAAGGCCCCGACCCCCGCGGCGGGGGAGCAGGAGCGGAGCGAAGGCCCCAGGGAGGAGGGCGGGGAGCCCGGTGCCCGGGAGGAGCGGCCCCGGCCGCGCCGCAGCCACAGCCAGGAGGCCGCGGACTCCCGCGACCGCAGGGGTGAGCGCGCGCGGGGCTCGGGCCCGGGCCTGGAGGGCGGCCGGCGCCACCACCGCAGGGGCTCTCCGGAGGAAGCGCCCGAAAAGGAGCCGCGGCGCCACCGCCCCCACCGGCACGCGCCCGAGCGGGGCGAGGATGTCCCCGGTGCCCGGGCCAAGGCCGAGCGGCAGGCGTGGCACACCGGCGGCTCGCGGGCGGGCACCAGGGAGGCCGAGAGCGCCGAGGAGTCCGCGCGGCGGCACCG CCGGCACAAGGCGTTGTCCGCGCATGACTCCTTGGAGAAGGAGGTCGCAGAGAAGGAAGGCGAGGCTCTGGGCGAGGAGCAGGACGCCGGCCGGAACCATCAGCCCAG GGAGCTGCACTGCGACATGGAGGCCAATGGGATGATGGTTGTGGGCCCTGTGCACATGCTGCCCAGCACCTCTCTTCAGAAGGTGATGGAGCAACCAGAGGATGCTGACAATCAATGAAACATCTCTCAGATGGGCAGCCAGTCCTTGGACCCGAGTGCTACCGCACACACCCCAGTGATGCTGACAGGCCCTCCTGGAGAGAGTACTGTTGTCCCCAGTGAGTATCTCCCTGCCCCAACAGGGCCCCCATCCTCCTCCGTTGGCAGCTGCCTGGGCACCCAGTGA